One Drosophila virilis strain 15010-1051.87 chromosome 5, Dvir_AGI_RSII-ME, whole genome shotgun sequence DNA window includes the following coding sequences:
- the Treh gene encoding trehalase isoform X2: MNANGQIYCYGPLLHTVQMAKLFPDSKTFVDMKLKASPETTLEDFDAFMASKNNTPTRDEIREFVDAHFGEKGTELDVWTPTDWVERPGFLDLVHDPDLRQWGMDLNNIWRELGRKMKEDVQKNPQYYSIIPVPNPVIVPGGRFIEFYYWDSYWIIRGLLHSEMTNTARGMIENFLNMVQRIGFIPNGGRVYYWGRSQPPLLTAMVKSYVDFTKDDLFAINALDVLEHEFEYFINNHTVQAKGHNLVAYRDSSSGPRPESYSEDVETSESFDTEAAKEDHYSELKSAAESGMDFSSRWYINEDGTNVGNLTNAKTRSIVPVELNAILYWNAKMIAEFHSKAGNVEKMTEYETKAQKIKEAIQAVLWNEEAGCWLDYDLINDKPRNYYVSSNLSPLWVKAYNISDSEKISASVLKYIENNKLDTFPGGVPNTLYQTGEQWDFPNVWAPMQYILVEGLDNLGTPEAKELSQRWGQRWVKSNFEAYRETLAMFEKYDAEKFGGHGGGGEYGVQTGFGWTNGVIIEWLAKYGRQISLSGNTGGAAPSSRIISLLGVTAVALVGALAGRFIW, translated from the exons ATGAATGCCAACGG CCAAATATACTGTTATGGACCCCTACTGCACACCGTACAGATGGCGAAGCTTTTTCCGGACTCGAAAACTTTTGTGGACATGAAGTTGAAGGCTTCTCCCGAGACAACATTGGAGGACTTCGATGCTTTCATGGCTTCAAAGAATAATACACCTACCAGGGACGAGATTCGGGAATTTGTTGAT GCTCATTTTGGAGAGAAGGGCACAGAGTTGGATGTGTGGACACCAACCGATTGGGTTGAGCGTCCTGGCTTTCTGGACCTGGTTCACGATCCGGATCTAAGGCAATGGGGCATGGACCTAAACAACATCTGGAGGGAGCTGGGCCGTAAAATGAAAGAGGATGTGCAGAAAAATCCTCAGTATTACTCGATTATTCCCGTACCCAATCCCGTCATTGTGCCGGGCGGCCGCTTTATTGAGTTCTACTATTGGGACTCTTACTGGATCATCCGTGGTCTGCTGCATAGCGAGATGACAAATACCGCACGTGGCATGATCGAAAACTTTTTGAACATGGTGCAGCGCATCGGATTCATACCGAACGGCGGCCGTGTCTACTATTGGGGTCGTTCTCAGCCGCCGCTGCTAACGGCAATGGTTAAGTCATATGTGGATTTCACAAAGGACGATCTGTTCGCCATCAATGCATTGGATGTGCTGGAGCACGAGTTCGAGTATTTCATCAACAACCACACCGTGCAGGCAAAGGGACACAACCTAGTTGCATATAGGGATTCGTCATCCGGTCCACGCCCCGAATCGTACAGCGAGGATGTGGAAACATCGGAGAGCTTTGACACTGAGGCGGCAAAGGAGGATCACTATAGCGAACTTAAGTCTGCTGCTGAGTCGGGCATGGACTTCAGCTCCCGCTGGTACATCAACGAAGATGGAACAAATGTTGGAAACCTTACAAACGCCAAGACGCGCTCCATTGTCCCTGTCGAGCTAAATGCAATTCTTTATTGGAACGCCAAAATGATTGCCGAGTTCCACTCCAAGGCCGGCAACGTCGAAAAGATGACAGAGTACGAAACCAAGGCACAAAAAATCAAAGAG GCGATACAGGCGGTATTGTGGAACGAGGAAGCCGGCTGCTGGCTGGACTATGATCTGATCAACGACAAGCCGCGCAACTATTACGTGTCCTCCAATCTGTCGCCGCTGTGGGTGAAGGCATACAACATTTCCGATTCGGAGAAAATATCTGCATCTGTGCTGaagtatattgaaaataacaaaCTGGACACATTCCCAGGCGGCGTACCGAACACGCTCTATCAGACCGGTGAGCAGTGGGACTTCCCGAATGTATGGGCGCCGATGCAGTATATTCTTGTTGAGGGTCTTGACAATTTGGGAACTCCAGAAGCCAAGGAGCTCTCGCAACGCTGGGGCCAGCGATGGGTCAAATCCAATTTTGAGGCATATCGCGAGACCCTTGCTATGTTTGAAAAG TACGACGCGGAGAAGTTTGGCGGACATGGTGGCGGTGGGGAATACGGCGTACAGACGGGCTTTGGCTGGACCAACGGCGTGATCATCGAATGGCTGGCGAAATACGGACGCCAGATCTCTCTAAGTGGCAACACGGGCGGTGCAG CTCCCAGCAGTCGGATCATCAGCCTTTTGGGCGTGACAGCTGTAGCGTTAGTGGGCGCCTTGGCCGGCCGATTTATCTGGTGA
- the Treh gene encoding trehalase isoform X1 has translation MTKLNVLYATILCCLALLSQVRARTLIENITESANSIVKNIDTYDFSSCQIYCYGPLLHTVQMAKLFPDSKTFVDMKLKASPETTLEDFDAFMASKNNTPTRDEIREFVDAHFGEKGTELDVWTPTDWVERPGFLDLVHDPDLRQWGMDLNNIWRELGRKMKEDVQKNPQYYSIIPVPNPVIVPGGRFIEFYYWDSYWIIRGLLHSEMTNTARGMIENFLNMVQRIGFIPNGGRVYYWGRSQPPLLTAMVKSYVDFTKDDLFAINALDVLEHEFEYFINNHTVQAKGHNLVAYRDSSSGPRPESYSEDVETSESFDTEAAKEDHYSELKSAAESGMDFSSRWYINEDGTNVGNLTNAKTRSIVPVELNAILYWNAKMIAEFHSKAGNVEKMTEYETKAQKIKEAIQAVLWNEEAGCWLDYDLINDKPRNYYVSSNLSPLWVKAYNISDSEKISASVLKYIENNKLDTFPGGVPNTLYQTGEQWDFPNVWAPMQYILVEGLDNLGTPEAKELSQRWGQRWVKSNFEAYRETLAMFEKYDAEKFGGHGGGGEYGVQTGFGWTNGVIIEWLAKYGRQISLSGNTGGAAPSSRIISLLGVTAVALVGALAGRFIW, from the exons ATGACAAAGCTAAACGTTTTATATGCAACGATCCTCTGCTGCCTCGCACTCTTGTCGCAGGTGCGAGCGAGGACTCTGATTGAAAATATCACAGAAAGCGCCAATTCCATTGTGAAAAACATCGATACCTATGACTTTTCCTCCTG CCAAATATACTGTTATGGACCCCTACTGCACACCGTACAGATGGCGAAGCTTTTTCCGGACTCGAAAACTTTTGTGGACATGAAGTTGAAGGCTTCTCCCGAGACAACATTGGAGGACTTCGATGCTTTCATGGCTTCAAAGAATAATACACCTACCAGGGACGAGATTCGGGAATTTGTTGAT GCTCATTTTGGAGAGAAGGGCACAGAGTTGGATGTGTGGACACCAACCGATTGGGTTGAGCGTCCTGGCTTTCTGGACCTGGTTCACGATCCGGATCTAAGGCAATGGGGCATGGACCTAAACAACATCTGGAGGGAGCTGGGCCGTAAAATGAAAGAGGATGTGCAGAAAAATCCTCAGTATTACTCGATTATTCCCGTACCCAATCCCGTCATTGTGCCGGGCGGCCGCTTTATTGAGTTCTACTATTGGGACTCTTACTGGATCATCCGTGGTCTGCTGCATAGCGAGATGACAAATACCGCACGTGGCATGATCGAAAACTTTTTGAACATGGTGCAGCGCATCGGATTCATACCGAACGGCGGCCGTGTCTACTATTGGGGTCGTTCTCAGCCGCCGCTGCTAACGGCAATGGTTAAGTCATATGTGGATTTCACAAAGGACGATCTGTTCGCCATCAATGCATTGGATGTGCTGGAGCACGAGTTCGAGTATTTCATCAACAACCACACCGTGCAGGCAAAGGGACACAACCTAGTTGCATATAGGGATTCGTCATCCGGTCCACGCCCCGAATCGTACAGCGAGGATGTGGAAACATCGGAGAGCTTTGACACTGAGGCGGCAAAGGAGGATCACTATAGCGAACTTAAGTCTGCTGCTGAGTCGGGCATGGACTTCAGCTCCCGCTGGTACATCAACGAAGATGGAACAAATGTTGGAAACCTTACAAACGCCAAGACGCGCTCCATTGTCCCTGTCGAGCTAAATGCAATTCTTTATTGGAACGCCAAAATGATTGCCGAGTTCCACTCCAAGGCCGGCAACGTCGAAAAGATGACAGAGTACGAAACCAAGGCACAAAAAATCAAAGAG GCGATACAGGCGGTATTGTGGAACGAGGAAGCCGGCTGCTGGCTGGACTATGATCTGATCAACGACAAGCCGCGCAACTATTACGTGTCCTCCAATCTGTCGCCGCTGTGGGTGAAGGCATACAACATTTCCGATTCGGAGAAAATATCTGCATCTGTGCTGaagtatattgaaaataacaaaCTGGACACATTCCCAGGCGGCGTACCGAACACGCTCTATCAGACCGGTGAGCAGTGGGACTTCCCGAATGTATGGGCGCCGATGCAGTATATTCTTGTTGAGGGTCTTGACAATTTGGGAACTCCAGAAGCCAAGGAGCTCTCGCAACGCTGGGGCCAGCGATGGGTCAAATCCAATTTTGAGGCATATCGCGAGACCCTTGCTATGTTTGAAAAG TACGACGCGGAGAAGTTTGGCGGACATGGTGGCGGTGGGGAATACGGCGTACAGACGGGCTTTGGCTGGACCAACGGCGTGATCATCGAATGGCTGGCGAAATACGGACGCCAGATCTCTCTAAGTGGCAACACGGGCGGTGCAG CTCCCAGCAGTCGGATCATCAGCCTTTTGGGCGTGACAGCTGTAGCGTTAGTGGGCGCCTTGGCCGGCCGATTTATCTGGTGA
- the Rbpn-5 gene encoding early endosome antigen 1 codes for MEENESTSEAQNNVANGDDDATYQHKLELLQTEMRKMQNEFNTQRAKMKELYMQKEAERNQLQEELNELKTHLMVADLKSENEMQLKDIKAQEEISSLQQLVQDTIEESAIYKAELERVKLEQLRQQQQQLQQMQQQATAEPSGGLAPHVLNQVKKTLGSVRKLGSDSLNNSFQSESADGNTRGPTKTHVKQYATEDAEMMHSIVEQLQEEMKALKEKLRETDEQLQAKSSTSERREESTETITDASNGLHKSTSTDLVSAHAACLGCNSAKQLTDELSAQVKQQQKQLDVTQKQLVESREQLSKEAALRNDLESQWQAKREAHKSEVQTLREQVKNNEQQLLDMQQKFLETKDEVMRQLQRVTDDRERVNQQLETLQADNDFLSGRFLATSEEIENQYINLPNTVVELQELMLRQQSELIQARVSSEYEKQKCVSSLDEIQILRAQLEESNNERRAYKRKVQLDIKSLQDRVTEHLVAVQSHESSKTLLERKEAELNKQLSECRVEIIELQDANEKLTKTNSDFKSKIKTLQEELSTMETVQKDFVKLSQKLQMTLEELRHADTEVRWQDDDDVNNCPTCNAGFTVMVRKIHCRHCGHIYCDKCLTKTVPSGPRKRVARVCDICHTLLTPHTAPYFSHEPQQSN; via the exons ATGGAGGAAAATGAGAGCACGTCGGAAGCCCAGAATAATGTCGCCAACG GAGATGATGACGCGACATACCAGCATAAATTGGAACTGCTCCAGACCGAGATgcgcaaaatgcaaaacgaGTTTAATACGCAGCGTGCAAAAATGAAAGAGCTATATATGCAGAAGGAGGCCGAGCGCAACCAACTTCAGGAAGAGTTGAATGAGTTAAAGACCCACCTGATGGTCGCTGATCTAAAATCCGAGAACGAAATGCAGTTGAAGGATATAAAGGCCCAAGAGGAGATATCatcgctgcagcagctggtgcAGGACACAATTGAGGAATCGGCTATATACAAAGCCGAATTGGAGCGCGTCAAACTAGAGCAGctgcgccagcaacagcagcagttacAACAGATGCAGCAGCAAGCCACGGCAGAGCCATCAGGCGGTTTGGCGCCACACGTCCTAAATCAGGTTAAGAAAACACTCGGAAGTGTACGAAAGTTGGGCAGCGATTCCTTGAATAATAGCTTCCAGTCGGAGAGCGCCGATGGCAATACGCGTGGACCAACCAAAACACATGTCAAGCAATAT GCAACAGAGGATGCCGAAATGATGCATTCAATAGTTGAGCAACTGCAGGAGGAAATGAAAGCCCTAAAGGAAAAGTTACGCGAAACAGACGAGCAGTTGCAGGCAAAGAGTAGCACGTCGGAGCGCAGGGAGGAATCTACTGAAACAATCACAGATGCATCAAATGGCTTGCACAAGTCCACATCAACAGATTTGGTGTCCGCGCATGCAGCTTGTCTGGGCTGCAACTCGGCGAAACAGCTTACGGATGAGCTGAGTGCGCAGgtgaaacagcagcaaaagcagctcGATGTCACACAGAAGCAACTTGTTGAGTCGCGCGAACAGTTGAGCAAAGAGGCGGCGCTGCGCAACGACTTGGAGAGTCAGTGGCAAGCAAAGCGTGAAGCACATAAAAGCGAAGTACAAACCCTACGCGAGCAAGTTAAAAATAACGAGCAACAGCTTTTAGATATGCAACAGAAATTCCTAGAGACCAAGGATGAGGTCATGCGACAGTTGCAGCGCGTCACAGATGACCGGGAGCGGGTTAATCAGCAGTTAGAAACGCTGCAGGCTGACAACGATTTTCTCTCCGGTCGGTTCCTGGCGACATCCGAAGAAATTGAAAACCAATATATAAATCTCCCAAATACTGTGGTCGAGCTACAGGAGCTTATGCTACGGCAACAGAGCGAGCTGATACAGGCGCGCGTAAGCAGCGAATACGAAAAACAGAAGTGCGTTAGCTCGCTGGATGAGATTCAAATACTGCGTGCTCAACTCGAAGAGAGCAACAATGAGCGTCGTGCTTACAAGCGCAAGGTTCAATTAGATATTAAGTCACTACA AGATCGTGTTACGGAACACCTGGTGGCGGTCCAGTCGCATGAGTCATCAAAAACTCTTTTGGAGCGCAAAGAGGCTGAGCTGAACAAACAGCTATCCGAGTGCCGAGTTGAGATTATCGAGCTTCAGGACGCCAAC GAAAAGCTAACAAAAACCAATTCAGACTTTAAGTCTAAGATAAAGACGCTTCAGGAGGAGTTGTCCACAATGGAAACGGTGCAAAAGGACTTTGTCAAGTTATCACAAAAACTGCAG ATGACCTTGGAGGAGCTGCGACATGCTGACACCGAGGTGCGCTGGCAGGATGACGATGACGTCAACAATTGTCCTACGTGCAACGCCGGCTTCACGGTGATGGTGCGCAAAATACACTGCCGCCATTGCGGACACATCTACTGCGATAAATGTCTAACAAAAACGGTGCCATCGGGCCCACGGAAACGTGTCGCCCGTGTCTGTGATATCTGTCACACGTTGCTCACGCCACACACCGCTCCCTACTTTAGTCATGAGCCGCAGCAGTCAAACTAG